TTTTTTAAATCAAACTTTGCAATACTATCTTGTGATTCTTCGTTTTGAGTCTGTATAGATTTATTACAGGTAGAAGGTATAGAACTTTGATTAGCTATTTCATTGATGCCCTTAGCATTATCAAGAGCTTCAGTAATAAGGCTTATAGCGTTACCATCATTTGGCATTGCACTAAAGTCATTCGGAGCTTGGACGATATCATTCTCACCTAATATCGCCTCAAGGTCTTGAAAGTCTGGAATTGTAATATCATTTTCATCTAATATAGCTTCAGGGTCTAGGCTTGTAATATCTTTCTCTTCCAGTACTGTTGCAAGATTGCTTGAGGCTTGAGTGGCACTGCCTTCTTGGAGGTTATCAGTATCACTGTCAAAGACAACTGCAAGAGCTTGTTGTAATATATCACTAGAACCAGGTTCTGCTTTATCTATAATACTGTTTTGTGATTCTTTATCTTGAGGTTGCGTAGTCTGGTCATTAACAAAAGATGTAGAACTTTGATTATCTACTTCATTTGATTTTACTTCAAGATCTTGATTTATAAAACTATCCTCACTTAATATGGCCTTAAGATCCTCAAAATCTGGAATTGTAATATCATTTTCATCTAGTATCGCTTCTAGGTTCTCAAGGTTTTGGATTATGCTATCGTCATTTAACTGCCATCCTGATCTCAACATCTTATCCCCCTATAGAAATCACTTTTTTAGTACAGTATTGGCATAAAAATGCAACTTAATTTTTACAAATTTTCGTTTTTAAAATCTTATAAAGATAGGATTTAAGATTTTAACAAGGTTTTTTATTATAGATTAACACAGGAGCGGATATGAATATTGAAGAGTAAGTACCAGCTAAAACACCAAAAAATATAATAGTGCTAAAATCCTTAACAGTTCCGGTGCAGATAAGCATCAGTGGAATAGAGGCAAGTAGTGTTGTGCCAGAGGTTAGAACCGTACGTGATAACGTGCTGTTTATGCTAGTATTAATGATCTCCTGCAAAGGTTTGTTTTTTAACTTCTTCAAATTTTCTCTAATTCTGTCATATATTATTACTGAATCATTAATAGAATAGCCAATTACTGTTAAAAGCGCTGCTATTGAAGAAAGGTTAAATTCTATATTTGTAATACTTATAAACCATAGCACCAAAACTACGTCATGAACTAGAGCAATAGTACTACCTAAACTAAATTGCCAATTAAAACGAAACCAAATATAAAAAAATATTCCAATTAAGGCTGTTACTATAGATATCACTCCTTTTACTATCTGCTTGGAGCTAACCTGTGGACCAACATAATCTATTTTTCGATATGTTATACCTTTTAGTTTTTCTTCTAATGCTTCCTTTATTTTTTTTATCAGAACTTCATTACTTATATCTCGATCATCTTTAAAGCGTATTACCATATGATTGGATTTTAAATTCTGAGCTGTAAAGCCAGTAAACCCCTTCTCTATTAATTGTTTATTTACATCAGCAATGGAAAAATTCTCTTCCGATTTTACTTCCATAAGAATCCCACCGGTAAAATCAACTCCTAAATTAATACCGTATATAAAGATAAAAAGTGGTAATAAAATAGTGAGTATACCACTCAATAGAAGTGTAACTTTTCCGTACTGAATAAAATTTATGTTAACATTATCTGGAATTAAGCGAAGAGCCATTGAGATACGCTAAAATAAATTATTATATTTAATAATTTTAAAAAGGAATTCAATTTATTTTGAGATTTGATTTATAGAGTTTACCTACAAAAAAAATATTAGTAGCATTAGCTTATTCTTAAAGTTACTGTAACATATGAAAGATAATAAGCTACAAAAAGTCAGGGGTACCAAAGATTTATTACCTGATGAATACTTTAAATTAAGGTATGTTCAAAAAGTAGCAAAAGATATTTCTTATTTGTATGGTTTTTTACCGGTAGACACACCAATATTTGAATTCACTGAAATTTTCACTAAGGCATTGGGTGAAACTTCAGATGTTATCATGAAAGAGATGTATACTTTTGATGATAAGGGAGGTGAGAGCATAACTTTACGTCCAGAATTTACAGCAGCAATAGCGAGATTATTTATAAGTAAAAGGCTGCAACCTCCAATTAAATTATTTTCGACAGGTCCAATTTTCCGCTATGAAAGGCCACAAAAATGTAGGCAGCGGCAATTCCATCAAATTAATTTTGAGTCTTTTGGTAGCAAAGAACCACAAGCAGACACGGAAATAATAGCACTTGGATATCACATATTAGATAAACTTGGACTGAACGATAAAATAAGGTTAGAGATAAATTCTTTAGGTGATAACGAAACTATCAAAGCCTATAGATCAGCACTTATAGAATATTTAAATAAATATAAGAATGATTTATCTGAAATTAGTAGAAAAAGATTAGAGATTAACCCTTTGCGTATACTTGATTCTAAAGATGATAAAGACAAGGAATTACTCTTGCATGCACCTAATATTGACAATTTTTATACAGAATGCTCACGCAAGTTTTTTGATGAGGTTTTAAATGGGCTAGAAAATCTTAAAATACCATACTCAATTAATACTAAACTAGTACGTGGACTTGATTATTATTGTCACACTGTATTTGAATTTACTACCAAAGATTTAGGAGCACAGGGAGCAGTATTGGCAGGTGGTAGATACGATGGACTGATTGCTGCAATGGGCGGTAACAAAACGCCAGCAATTGGTTTTGCTGGTGGGGTTGAAAGAATTATTGAACTTATAGATTACAAACATAAGTACGTAAGACCAATAGCACTCATTCCTATTGGAAATTATGCAGAAAAATATGCTGCTTCGCTTGCTTTTAAGTTACGTCAAAATGGGTATTACATCGTTTGGGAATATGGTGATAAGACAAAGCAGCGTATGAGTTATGCAAACAAAATCAATGCTTGCGTTTCATTAATTTTTGGTGATGAGGAGCTATCAGATAAAAAAATAAAATTAAAGAATATGGATACGCAAGAAGAACAAAAAATAGATTTAGGTAATATTGAACAAGCTCTTGCTCAGTTTAAGCTTTAGATAAAAATCTTGTACTTATTATTGAACTATATTAAATTAACTTACTGTAATTAATTCAGTTTTTATTTTGCAGAAAAATTTTTTAATATGGCTATTGGTATCATTATTCTATGCATATCAATATATACTGCGCGTAATTCCCAATATAATTGGGTCAGAACTAATAGATAGATTTCAAATAGACACTTCTGGTATAGGTCAATTTTCTGGTTTATATTATGTAGGATATACTTTAGCACACATACCAGTTGGCATTCTTTTAGATAGATTTGGCCCAAAATTTGTATTATCAGTTTGTGTGATTTTAACATTTTTAGGAACAGTTCCATTACTCTTTGAATCATGGGCTTATTGCAATTTTGGTAGAATTATAGTTGGCATAGGTTCCTCTGCTTCTGCAATTGGACTTTTTAAAGTAATAAGCATGTATTATAGTCAGGAAAAATTTGCAAAAATGGTAAGTTTTTCTATTACTATCGGTCTACTTGGAGCAATGTATGGTGGCTTGCCCCTGCATTTACTACTTAATAAATTTGGATGGGATTATGTATTTATAACATTTATAGCTTTAGGCTGTTTTCTCGCTTGTGCTATGTTATTCCTTATACCTAAAAGTAACGTAATTACTTCCAACAATGAACAGACTAATGTTGGATTTAGGGAAATGAAAAATTTAATTTGTAATAAATATATCTTACTTGTTAGTTTCTTTGGAGGACTGATGGTTGGTCCTTTAGAGGGATTTGCAGATGGCTGGGCAACAACTTTTTTAATTAAAGTTTACAATATTAGTGCGGATTTAGCTTCGTTTTTGCCTTCATTAATATTTATCGGCATGTGTTTTGGTCTTTCATTACTTGCTTATATATTGGAAAAGAAGCCAACAAAACATTACGAAATAGTAATATCTTGCGCAGTCTTAATGGCCATAAGCTTCACGTTACTTTTGAGTACCTACTGTAATATTTATGTTATAGGCATACTTCTGCTGCTCATTGGTGGGGCATCTGCATACCAAGTTGTAGCTACATGCAAAGCTATAAGTTATGCAAGTAGTAGTATGGTAGCCATTGCTACAGCTATTAGTAATATGGTGGTTATGTTTTTTGGCTATTTTTTCCATACATTAATGTCAGAGATTATAGGATTCTATAGTAATGGTAGCGAATCTGTTGCACTTATAAAATCAATTTCCATAATACCTATAGGCTTAATAATAGCGGTAATTGGATTTTTATGGCTAAGATATAAAGAAAAAAATAGCATTCCTTCTTAAAATATTTGCTTGACTTAGAATATTTTTATTAAATAATTAATATATCTAATGTATAATTAATATATTAATTACAATATGTTGAGATTTTAATTCATCAATGTAACTTATACTTTCTGTTGCTATTAGCATTACTTCCTGAACACAGGAAATTCCCCCCAATCTTTAGTTGTATAACTAAATTGCTAATAGCAACAGAAAGTATAAGTTATTTCTTTAAGCGTATACCCACAAGAGAATTATAGCAAATTTTTTTATTTAGCAAAGTCGATTAATTACCGTGCAACAATTGCTACAAAACAGAAACTTGTATAAGTGTTTTGCTCATTATTGCAATATACGTAAGTATT
This sequence is a window from Candidatus Mesenet endosymbiont of Phosphuga atrata. Protein-coding genes within it:
- the secF gene encoding protein translocase subunit SecF, which produces MALRLIPDNVNINFIQYGKVTLLLSGILTILLPLFIFIYGINLGVDFTGGILMEVKSEENFSIADVNKQLIEKGFTGFTAQNLKSNHMVIRFKDDRDISNEVLIKKIKEALEEKLKGITYRKIDYVGPQVSSKQIVKGVISIVTALIGIFFYIWFRFNWQFSLGSTIALVHDVVLVLWFISITNIEFNLSSIAALLTVIGYSINDSVIIYDRIRENLKKLKNKPLQEIINTSINSTLSRTVLTSGTTLLASIPLMLICTGTVKDFSTIIFFGVLAGTYSSIFISAPVLIYNKKPC
- the hisS gene encoding histidine--tRNA ligase translates to MKDNKLQKVRGTKDLLPDEYFKLRYVQKVAKDISYLYGFLPVDTPIFEFTEIFTKALGETSDVIMKEMYTFDDKGGESITLRPEFTAAIARLFISKRLQPPIKLFSTGPIFRYERPQKCRQRQFHQINFESFGSKEPQADTEIIALGYHILDKLGLNDKIRLEINSLGDNETIKAYRSALIEYLNKYKNDLSEISRKRLEINPLRILDSKDDKDKELLLHAPNIDNFYTECSRKFFDEVLNGLENLKIPYSINTKLVRGLDYYCHTVFEFTTKDLGAQGAVLAGGRYDGLIAAMGGNKTPAIGFAGGVERIIELIDYKHKYVRPIALIPIGNYAEKYAASLAFKLRQNGYYIVWEYGDKTKQRMSYANKINACVSLIFGDEELSDKKIKLKNMDTQEEQKIDLGNIEQALAQFKL
- a CDS encoding MFS transporter; this encodes MQKNFLIWLLVSLFYAYQYILRVIPNIIGSELIDRFQIDTSGIGQFSGLYYVGYTLAHIPVGILLDRFGPKFVLSVCVILTFLGTVPLLFESWAYCNFGRIIVGIGSSASAIGLFKVISMYYSQEKFAKMVSFSITIGLLGAMYGGLPLHLLLNKFGWDYVFITFIALGCFLACAMLFLIPKSNVITSNNEQTNVGFREMKNLICNKYILLVSFFGGLMVGPLEGFADGWATTFLIKVYNISADLASFLPSLIFIGMCFGLSLLAYILEKKPTKHYEIVISCAVLMAISFTLLLSTYCNIYVIGILLLLIGGASAYQVVATCKAISYASSSMVAIATAISNMVVMFFGYFFHTLMSEIIGFYSNGSESVALIKSISIIPIGLIIAVIGFLWLRYKEKNSIPS